One Succinivibrio dextrinosolvens DNA window includes the following coding sequences:
- the cheY gene encoding chemotaxis response regulator CheY: MDKNIKILIVDDFSTMRRIIKNLLRDLGFNNTHEADDGATALPMLEAGDFDFVVTDWNMPIMQGIDLLKAIRQSPKLKAMPVLMVTAEAKREQIVEAAKAGVNGYIVKPFTAATLKAKLDKIFERFE; this comes from the coding sequence TTGGATAAGAATATCAAGATACTTATTGTAGACGACTTTTCAACAATGCGTCGTATTATAAAAAATCTTCTTCGTGATCTTGGATTCAACAATACTCACGAGGCTGATGATGGAGCAACCGCTCTACCAATGCTTGAAGCTGGTGATTTTGATTTCGTGGTTACCGACTGGAACATGCCTATTATGCAGGGCATTGACCTGTTGAAAGCTATCCGTCAGAGCCCAAAACTCAAAGCTATGCCTGTTCTTATGGTTACCGCTGAAGCTAAGCGTGAGCAGATTGTTGAAGCTGCAAAAGCTGGTGTTAACGGCTATATCGTTAAGCCATTCACCGCTGCAACTTTAAAGGCCAAGCTTGATAAGATCTTTGAGCGTTTTGAGTAA
- a CDS encoding protein-glutamate methylesterase/protein-glutamine glutaminase, giving the protein MATKVLIVDDSSFFRKRLREIVESDPTMEVVGEAKDGKEGVELTTKLRPDVITMDVEMPVMDGITAVAEIMKKNPTPILMFSSLTHEGATATFKALEAGAVDFMPKNFDDIAHRREDAIKNLIGSIKAVSRSRVRGFRPSAPSPTIATKTVPSSATVAKPATATARAPIGAAAGAPAPTAGSAKEAYNQINAMLAANPGTPASALKFTFGNHKSETTTFKKSGKPHSIVAIGSSTGGPIALQDIIPKLPKLNVPVVIVQHMPASFTTTFAARLDAISNLHVVEAKDGDILEAGTCYIAPGGTQMIFEKVGVKVRCRVIADTGRTTYNPCVDVSFASLSKMYGGKVLAMILTGMGSDGCEGCSILKKLGAVIWAQNEETCVVYGMPQAIVNAGITDLVLPLGEIAGCIVKELG; this is encoded by the coding sequence ATGGCTACCAAAGTTTTGATTGTTGATGACTCAAGCTTTTTCCGCAAGCGCTTAAGAGAGATTGTTGAATCAGATCCTACTATGGAGGTTGTAGGTGAGGCTAAAGATGGTAAGGAAGGAGTAGAACTTACCACCAAACTTCGTCCAGATGTAATTACTATGGACGTTGAAATGCCTGTTATGGACGGTATTACTGCCGTTGCTGAGATCATGAAGAAGAATCCAACTCCTATTCTTATGTTCTCATCTTTGACACATGAAGGTGCGACAGCAACATTTAAGGCTCTTGAGGCAGGCGCTGTAGATTTTATGCCTAAAAACTTTGATGACATTGCACATAGAAGAGAAGATGCCATCAAGAACCTAATTGGATCTATCAAAGCTGTTTCTCGTAGCCGTGTAAGGGGCTTTAGACCATCTGCTCCTTCTCCAACTATTGCTACGAAGACAGTTCCTTCTTCTGCAACTGTGGCAAAACCTGCTACTGCCACTGCTCGTGCTCCTATCGGAGCTGCAGCAGGAGCACCTGCACCAACAGCTGGTTCAGCAAAGGAAGCTTATAACCAGATTAACGCAATGTTGGCTGCAAATCCTGGCACTCCTGCAAGTGCTTTGAAGTTTACATTTGGTAACCATAAGTCAGAGACAACTACATTTAAGAAGTCAGGTAAGCCACATTCAATTGTTGCAATTGGAAGTTCTACCGGAGGACCAATTGCTCTTCAGGATATTATTCCTAAGTTGCCTAAGCTGAATGTTCCAGTTGTGATTGTTCAGCATATGCCTGCTTCTTTTACTACTACTTTCGCTGCAAGACTTGATGCTATCTCAAATCTGCATGTTGTCGAAGCAAAGGATGGAGATATTCTTGAAGCTGGTACCTGCTATATAGCTCCTGGCGGGACTCAGATGATTTTTGAGAAAGTCGGCGTCAAGGTAAGATGTCGTGTTATCGCTGATACTGGAAGAACTACCTATAATCCTTGTGTGGATGTTTCATTTGCGTCTCTTTCAAAGATGTACGGTGGAAAGGTTCTGGCAATGATTCTGACAGGAATGGGTTCCGACGGCTGTGAAGGTTGCTCTATTCTTAAGAAACTAGGAGCTGTTATCTGGGCTCAGAATGAAGAAACCTGTGTGGTCTACGGTATGCCTCAGGCCATCGTAAATGCTGGCATTACAGATTTGGTTCTTCCTTTGGGAGAGATTGCAGGCTGTATTGTTAAAGAGCTCGGTTAA
- a CDS encoding substrate-binding domain-containing protein has product MKIKTTLTTLCCAVLACTAFASTANAAKIGVSMPTQSLQRWNQDGHNLKDQLEAANHKVELLYAGDNDIPTQLSQIENLIASNCEVLVIAPIDGGSLTQVLQGAKEKGIPVVSYDRLIMNSDAVSYYATFDNYKVGQIQGNYIVDALKLKDDKTSPKNIEFFTGSIDDNNVNFFWGGAIDVLQPYLDSGKLVCKSGQTKKEQVATQNWSTEEAQKRMENLISSVQYGPQGVKLDAVLSSNDSVANGITNALVAEGYNKDNFPILTGQDCDKPSVKNIKRGLQTMSVFKDTRVLADQVVKMVNAIVEKKDVPVNDTTTYNNGTGVIPSYLCSPIVVTSSNLKEVLVDSGYYTEKEIK; this is encoded by the coding sequence ATGAAGATTAAGACAACTTTAACTACTCTTTGCTGTGCTGTATTAGCTTGCACTGCTTTCGCATCAACCGCTAACGCAGCTAAAATCGGTGTTTCAATGCCAACTCAGTCATTACAGCGTTGGAACCAGGATGGTCACAATCTAAAGGACCAGTTAGAAGCAGCAAATCATAAAGTTGAACTTTTATACGCAGGCGACAACGATATTCCTACACAGCTTTCTCAGATTGAGAACCTGATTGCATCAAACTGTGAAGTTCTAGTTATTGCTCCTATTGATGGTGGTTCATTAACTCAGGTTCTACAGGGCGCTAAAGAGAAGGGCATTCCAGTTGTTTCATATGACCGCTTAATCATGAACTCAGATGCAGTTTCTTACTATGCAACCTTCGATAACTACAAGGTTGGTCAGATTCAGGGTAACTACATTGTTGACGCATTAAAGTTAAAGGACGATAAGACCTCTCCTAAGAACATTGAGTTCTTCACTGGTTCTATCGATGATAACAATGTTAACTTCTTCTGGGGTGGTGCTATTGACGTACTACAGCCATACTTAGATTCAGGCAAGTTAGTATGTAAGTCAGGTCAGACCAAGAAAGAGCAGGTTGCTACTCAGAACTGGTCAACTGAAGAAGCTCAGAAGCGTATGGAGAACCTAATTTCTTCAGTACAGTATGGTCCTCAGGGTGTTAAGTTAGACGCAGTTCTGTCATCAAATGACTCTGTAGCAAATGGTATTACCAATGCTCTAGTTGCTGAAGGCTACAACAAGGACAACTTCCCAATCCTAACCGGTCAGGACTGCGATAAGCCATCAGTTAAGAATATTAAGCGTGGCTTACAGACCATGTCAGTATTCAAGGATACCCGTGTTCTAGCAGACCAGGTTGTTAAGATGGTTAACGCAATTGTAGAGAAGAAGGATGTTCCAGTTAACGATACCACTACCTACAACAATGGTACTGGTGTAATCCCTTCATATCTATGTTCTCCAATTGTTGTAACTAGCTCTAACCTAAAGGAAGTTCTAGTCGATTCTGGTTACTACACAGAAAAGGAAATCAAATAA
- a CDS encoding OmpA/MotB family protein: MAKQSEAKSMVESIAQAFNETAISSPGGALLVPGSLAQQLAQEVQEAVQSMQSSQGDTGKQIIEDGGVMMNFQITSTQSNQERDDTTSGSDDEMDGQNNADSANASGELVISDNQTVSKNVNPKSNAPDGGSQTGEGGFQAGGSSDQFEQGGQSEVNADSIGEGKVGTQFDAVRRSISEAISDTGMEKYIDIEENPHWLSINVNSGLLFAEGSASILAASRPIIQRIAVAISNINNYIRIRGYTDDTFIPNGIFLNSWDLSANRSLSVLTELERAGIIPERMAIEAYGEYSPKYSNKTAAGRAMNRKVVIAISRYAMERKTPLTATDAEQSLIDGTTEPSINAGQGDVEVKRGEGNTIELDFGL; encoded by the coding sequence ATGGCCAAGCAGTCTGAAGCCAAATCGATGGTAGAGAGTATTGCTCAGGCCTTCAATGAAACTGCCATTAGTTCTCCTGGTGGAGCTCTTCTTGTTCCTGGCTCACTAGCTCAGCAGCTGGCACAGGAAGTTCAGGAAGCAGTTCAGTCTATGCAATCATCTCAGGGTGATACCGGAAAACAGATCATTGAAGACGGTGGAGTGATGATGAATTTCCAGATCACATCGACTCAGTCTAATCAGGAAAGAGATGATACAACCTCTGGTTCTGATGATGAGATGGATGGTCAGAATAATGCCGATTCTGCCAATGCTTCAGGTGAGCTAGTTATTTCTGATAATCAGACTGTATCTAAGAATGTAAATCCTAAATCCAATGCTCCTGATGGTGGCTCTCAGACAGGTGAGGGTGGATTCCAGGCAGGAGGCTCATCCGATCAATTTGAACAGGGAGGACAGTCTGAGGTTAATGCTGACAGTATTGGTGAAGGTAAAGTTGGTACTCAGTTCGACGCTGTAAGACGTTCAATCTCTGAGGCAATCAGCGATACAGGTATGGAAAAATATATTGATATTGAGGAAAATCCACACTGGTTGTCCATCAATGTAAATTCAGGTCTGCTGTTTGCAGAGGGTAGTGCTTCTATTCTGGCTGCCTCAAGACCAATTATTCAGAGAATTGCAGTTGCAATCTCTAACATAAATAACTACATCAGAATCCGTGGTTATACAGATGATACATTTATACCAAATGGAATTTTCCTGAATAGCTGGGATTTATCCGCTAATCGTTCACTTTCTGTTTTAACCGAGCTGGAACGCGCGGGTATTATTCCTGAGCGTATGGCAATTGAAGCATACGGTGAGTATTCACCAAAGTATTCAAATAAGACAGCTGCTGGTCGTGCTATGAATAGAAAAGTTGTTATCGCAATTTCAAGATATGCAATGGAAAGAAAGACTCCTCTTACCGCAACTGATGCTGAGCAGAGTTTGATTGACGGTACAACTGAACCTAGCATTAATGCCGGTCAGGGTGATGTTGAAGTTAAGCGTGGTGAAGGTAATACAATCGAATTGGATTTCGGTTTATAA
- a CDS encoding chemotaxis protein CheW, producing MSKEEAIAENPIDVNAKKGELLRWVTFKLGNEIYGVNVMQVREVLRYTDIAPVPGAPSYVLGIINLRGNVVTVIDTRARFGIPPAEVTDNTRIMIIESDKHVIGILVDSVAEVADLNTNDIDDTPNVGTEENAQFISGVCNRKDDLLILIDLTKLFTETEWKEVTNLG from the coding sequence ATGTCAAAAGAAGAAGCAATCGCAGAAAATCCAATCGACGTTAATGCAAAAAAAGGTGAATTGCTGCGTTGGGTTACCTTTAAGCTAGGTAATGAAATATATGGCGTCAATGTTATGCAGGTACGTGAGGTATTACGTTATACAGATATCGCTCCTGTTCCTGGTGCACCTTCTTATGTGCTGGGAATTATTAACCTGCGTGGTAACGTTGTTACTGTTATCGATACCAGAGCTCGTTTTGGTATTCCTCCTGCAGAGGTTACTGATAATACAAGAATTATGATTATTGAGTCTGATAAGCATGTTATCGGAATTCTGGTTGATTCCGTTGCAGAGGTTGCAGATCTCAATACCAATGATATTGACGATACTCCTAATGTTGGTACAGAAGAGAATGCTCAGTTCATCTCTGGTGTATGCAACCGCAAAGATGATCTGTTAATTCTGATTGATCTAACCAAGCTGTTTACTGAGACAGAGTGGAAGGAAGTTACCAATCTAGGTTAA
- a CDS encoding chemotaxis protein CheA: MDEEILQDFIVEAGEIIENLNEQLVQIEKTPDDKDLLNAIFRGFHTVKGGAGFLQLTNLVNICHAAESLFDELRNARIAMSPDLMDAVLQAYDEITSMFDTVKNAQQPDPAPQELIDRLHALAAGGAAPAAAPAPAPEPEPEPEPAAPAGDVDDITEDEFEALLDQLHGKGHAPGADGDENKAADATDADFDKMLATAQSEAAKHAHKPETAPAPAPAPAPAAPKPAAAPAAPTASKPAAKTAGKADAGKSGPEVDTTVRVETQVLDDIMNLVGELVLVRNRLVNMASRRSDQDMSKAISNLDVVTLELQNSVMKTRMQPVKKVFGRFPRVVRDLARKLGKKIELRMEGEDTELDKNLVDALADPMVHMVRNCCDHGIEDPKDRVAVGKPETGVVLLRASQQGDHILLQIQDDGQGMDPDILRSVAVKKGLMDESAADRLSDAEALNLIFAPGFSTNTEITDISGRGVGMDVVKTNISKLNGTVNVISTYGKGTIIEIKVPLTLAILPTLMISVSNRTFALPLTSVSEIFYLDLDSMRNVDGLNTIVIRDKAIPLFFLKQWFEKVSIKEYLENKAHIVLVQVSAAQLVGFVVDELLGQEEVVIKPLDEILRHTPGMAGATITSDGGIALILDIPGLMRAYAHKDAERVPLPTDKHLAVEKNAEDTDSTPEVAPENTNDNNEE; this comes from the coding sequence ATGGATGAGGAAATTCTACAAGACTTTATAGTAGAAGCTGGTGAGATTATAGAAAATCTTAATGAACAGCTAGTCCAGATCGAAAAAACACCTGATGATAAGGATTTGCTTAATGCTATTTTCAGAGGTTTCCATACTGTTAAGGGTGGTGCTGGATTCCTACAGTTAACAAATCTTGTTAACATCTGTCATGCTGCAGAAAGCTTGTTCGATGAACTTCGTAACGCCCGCATTGCAATGTCGCCAGATCTTATGGATGCTGTACTTCAGGCATATGATGAAATTACATCAATGTTTGATACAGTTAAGAATGCTCAGCAGCCAGATCCTGCACCTCAGGAACTTATTGACAGATTACACGCTTTAGCCGCTGGTGGTGCCGCTCCAGCTGCTGCCCCTGCTCCTGCTCCAGAGCCAGAACCTGAACCAGAACCTGCAGCACCTGCCGGTGATGTTGATGATATTACCGAGGATGAATTCGAGGCTTTACTCGACCAGCTTCATGGTAAAGGTCATGCTCCTGGTGCTGATGGGGATGAAAACAAGGCTGCAGATGCAACAGATGCCGATTTTGACAAGATGCTGGCCACTGCACAAAGTGAGGCAGCTAAGCATGCTCATAAACCTGAGACTGCACCAGCTCCTGCTCCGGCTCCAGCTCCAGCTGCTCCTAAACCTGCCGCAGCTCCTGCTGCTCCAACCGCATCCAAACCAGCTGCAAAAACTGCCGGTAAAGCTGATGCCGGTAAATCAGGTCCAGAGGTTGATACTACTGTTCGTGTTGAAACCCAGGTTTTAGATGACATCATGAATCTGGTTGGTGAGCTTGTGCTGGTACGTAATCGTCTGGTTAATATGGCATCAAGACGTTCTGATCAGGATATGTCAAAGGCAATCTCCAATCTTGATGTTGTAACTCTTGAACTTCAGAATTCTGTTATGAAAACCCGAATGCAGCCTGTTAAGAAAGTATTCGGTAGGTTCCCTCGTGTTGTTCGTGACCTTGCTCGTAAGCTTGGTAAAAAGATTGAGCTGAGAATGGAGGGTGAGGATACAGAATTGGATAAGAACCTGGTTGATGCTCTTGCAGACCCAATGGTTCATATGGTTCGTAACTGCTGTGACCACGGTATTGAAGATCCAAAGGATCGTGTTGCTGTTGGTAAACCTGAGACAGGTGTGGTTTTACTTAGAGCTTCTCAGCAGGGTGACCACATTCTTCTGCAGATTCAGGATGACGGTCAGGGTATGGATCCTGATATTTTAAGATCTGTGGCTGTAAAGAAAGGCCTGATGGATGAAAGCGCAGCAGACAGACTGTCTGATGCTGAGGCTCTGAATCTGATTTTCGCTCCTGGTTTCTCAACCAATACCGAAATTACTGATATTTCTGGTCGTGGTGTAGGTATGGACGTGGTTAAGACCAACATTTCCAAACTTAACGGTACAGTTAATGTTATTTCCACCTACGGAAAGGGAACCATCATCGAAATTAAGGTTCCTCTGACACTGGCAATTCTGCCAACCTTAATGATTTCTGTTTCTAACAGAACCTTTGCTCTGCCATTGACCTCAGTTTCAGAGATTTTCTATCTGGATCTGGATTCAATGAGAAATGTTGATGGTCTGAATACTATCGTAATACGTGATAAGGCTATTCCTCTGTTCTTCTTAAAACAGTGGTTCGAGAAGGTTTCTATTAAGGAATATCTTGAGAACAAGGCTCATATTGTGCTTGTACAGGTTTCTGCTGCTCAGCTGGTAGGTTTCGTGGTAGATGAGCTTTTAGGACAGGAAGAAGTTGTGATTAAACCTCTAGATGAGATCCTGCGTCATACTCCTGGTATGGCAGGTGCAACCATTACCTCAGACGGTGGTATCGCTCTGATTCTAGACATTCCTGGCTTGATGAGAGCATATGCTCATAAGGATGCCGAGCGTGTTCCTCTGCCAACAGACAAACACCTAGCAGTTGAAAAGAATGCTGAAGATACTGATAGTACCCCTGAAGTAGCTCCAGAAAATACTAATGATAATAACGAAGAATAA
- a CDS encoding chemotaxis protein CheW, protein MSFNDIDDTLVAYFKQMLEEESEQQSPESESLEEQNAVAQTEVSAQNENEQVIGSGNEVSDSQPEELPQENEIENPQEDMALSASDGESSEGCVADETSVEESSDEKDIAAAEVESEICEDNSDPAPDAIAEAEAATETEETEDMPLDTEESPEEVACESKEISETPVENEESSLQNTAVETDNSADDIDYAADDYVPEDNSSSEAPVLQPQLQSVEEKSEPLPFAEHKSLESLLESVPKTQLETEVADETVTETAVETQTVEETQTVTETAVEEQIQVEQVTASESVVADESAVQVEQESDNEEAPYNWTNIEMPDEFQVLFFLVKGIRFAVPLVNLGGIFQCDKVTPLFGKPDWFQGIADIRGRKMNVVDTLKWVKSDAPQSEKYEYMISLDKTLWSIGCDVLEGNRILKKENITWRQTAGNRPWLAGIVKKEMCALLHVKALIKMFENGVNLKDLDVQMSA, encoded by the coding sequence ATGTCATTTAATGATATTGATGACACCCTTGTAGCATATTTCAAGCAGATGCTTGAAGAAGAAAGTGAACAGCAATCTCCAGAGTCGGAATCTCTAGAGGAGCAGAATGCTGTTGCCCAAACAGAAGTTAGTGCTCAGAATGAGAATGAGCAGGTTATAGGATCTGGAAACGAAGTTAGTGATTCACAGCCAGAGGAATTACCTCAGGAAAATGAAATTGAAAATCCTCAGGAAGATATGGCTTTGTCTGCCTCAGATGGAGAATCTTCTGAGGGTTGCGTTGCAGATGAAACATCTGTAGAAGAATCTTCAGATGAAAAGGATATAGCTGCCGCGGAAGTAGAGTCTGAGATATGTGAAGATAATTCAGATCCTGCTCCTGATGCTATTGCGGAGGCTGAAGCTGCTACTGAGACAGAAGAAACTGAAGATATGCCTCTTGATACTGAAGAGTCCCCAGAAGAAGTTGCATGTGAGTCTAAAGAGATCTCGGAAACACCTGTGGAAAATGAGGAATCCTCTTTACAGAATACAGCTGTTGAGACTGATAATTCTGCAGATGATATTGACTATGCTGCAGATGATTATGTTCCAGAGGATAATTCTTCATCAGAAGCTCCTGTGTTACAGCCTCAACTTCAGAGCGTTGAGGAAAAATCCGAACCTCTCCCATTTGCCGAACACAAGAGTCTTGAGAGTCTTTTGGAGTCAGTTCCTAAAACTCAGCTTGAAACAGAAGTTGCAGATGAAACTGTTACAGAAACAGCTGTTGAAACTCAGACCGTTGAAGAAACTCAGACTGTAACTGAAACTGCTGTAGAAGAGCAGATTCAGGTCGAACAGGTTACCGCATCAGAATCTGTTGTAGCTGATGAGAGTGCTGTTCAGGTCGAACAGGAGTCTGATAATGAGGAGGCTCCTTATAACTGGACTAATATTGAGATGCCTGATGAATTTCAGGTGTTGTTCTTCCTGGTAAAGGGTATTCGTTTTGCTGTTCCGTTAGTTAATCTTGGAGGAATATTCCAGTGTGATAAGGTGACTCCGTTGTTCGGAAAACCTGACTGGTTCCAGGGAATCGCTGATATACGTGGCAGAAAGATGAATGTTGTGGATACTCTAAAGTGGGTTAAGAGTGATGCTCCTCAGTCGGAAAAGTATGAGTATATGATTTCTCTGGATAAGACATTATGGTCAATAGGTTGCGATGTCCTTGAAGGAAACAGAATTTTAAAAAAAGAAAATATTACCTGGAGACAGACCGCTGGTAACAGACCTTGGCTTGCAGGTATTGTTAAAAAGGAAATGTGCGCGTTACTGCATGTAAAAGCCTTGATCAAGATGTTTGAAAATGGAGTTAATCTCAAAGATCTTGATGTACAAATGAGTGCATGA
- a CDS encoding ParA family protein: MLVWSIASQKGGVGKTTTVASLAGWLQKENLNVLIIDTDPHASLTSYLGFDYNNIEKSLYDLYTQESFDKESVQSVITHTNFPNLDIIASSMTLATIDRKLSGRSGVGRILTNALKLIEDDYDVVLIDCPPVLGALMVNALVASTSILVPTQTEFLSLKGLEGMVRTFNIMRKADNNCIINYTVIPTMYDKRTKASRTSLEYLTAHYKDNLWQGQIPVDTLFRESSQKGLPITMLDEKCRGALAYRELLLQLLSKELEINPDKISPNAAAIVSLASGEKNTKSDVNKDMDIIAGDVDAMLS; this comes from the coding sequence GTGCTAGTTTGGTCAATTGCAAGTCAGAAAGGCGGTGTAGGTAAGACTACAACAGTCGCATCGTTAGCTGGTTGGTTACAAAAAGAGAATCTAAACGTTCTGATAATCGACACAGATCCTCATGCCTCTTTGACTAGCTATTTAGGTTTTGACTACAATAATATCGAAAAAAGTCTTTATGACCTGTATACTCAGGAAAGTTTTGACAAGGAGAGTGTACAGTCCGTCATTACTCACACTAATTTTCCAAATCTTGATATCATCGCTTCTAGTATGACTCTTGCAACCATAGACAGAAAACTGTCCGGACGTTCTGGAGTTGGTCGTATTCTTACCAATGCTCTTAAACTTATAGAGGATGACTACGATGTAGTTCTAATTGACTGTCCTCCTGTCTTAGGAGCTCTGATGGTGAATGCTCTTGTGGCCAGTACCTCAATTCTTGTTCCAACCCAGACTGAATTTCTGTCCCTAAAGGGATTAGAGGGGATGGTTCGTACGTTTAATATTATGCGTAAAGCTGATAACAATTGTATTATTAACTATACTGTTATCCCTACTATGTACGATAAACGTACCAAGGCAAGCAGAACTTCATTAGAATATCTGACCGCTCACTACAAAGATAATTTATGGCAAGGACAGATCCCGGTTGATACTTTATTCAGAGAGTCTTCTCAGAAGGGCCTTCCAATCACAATGCTTGATGAGAAATGTCGTGGTGCATTGGCTTATCGTGAATTATTATTACAACTACTATCGAAAGAGCTAGAGATTAATCCGGATAAAATATCTCCGAATGCGGCTGCAATTGTTTCTTTGGCTTCAGGTGAAAAAAATACAAAATCTGACGTTAATAAAGATATGGATATCATTGCAGGTGATGTTGATGCTATGCTCAGTTAA
- a CDS encoding flagellar motor protein has protein sequence MNFLGIFLACGCIVCSMMLEGTSPAMMLELPAFLVVVGASFFACWVQFPLPQIIGAFKCMLWTLAPPRIGFESQVELLVGLSTTARQQGLLALENSISSASDDYTRDGIQMIVDGVDKDALKEILEQGIAVEEAKYEPYAKMLESMGGYSPTMGIIGAVLGLIHAMSLLDRPDELGPAIAVAFVATIYGLVLANIICLPSSNRVKGIIAEMSLYKYMTLEGLVSIASGENTMMLKRRLAVYTGGDKTEGGS, from the coding sequence ATGAACTTTCTGGGTATTTTTCTTGCGTGCGGATGTATTGTATGTTCTATGATGTTAGAAGGTACATCTCCTGCAATGATGTTAGAGTTGCCTGCTTTCCTTGTTGTGGTAGGTGCTTCATTCTTCGCATGCTGGGTGCAGTTTCCTCTGCCTCAGATTATCGGTGCGTTCAAGTGTATGTTGTGGACATTGGCTCCTCCACGTATCGGTTTTGAATCTCAGGTTGAACTTTTAGTTGGTTTATCAACAACTGCTCGTCAGCAGGGATTACTGGCACTGGAAAATTCTATTTCGTCCGCATCTGATGATTATACCCGTGACGGTATTCAGATGATTGTCGATGGTGTTGATAAGGATGCTCTAAAGGAAATCCTAGAGCAGGGCATTGCCGTTGAAGAAGCTAAATATGAACCTTACGCCAAGATGCTAGAATCTATGGGCGGTTATTCTCCTACCATGGGTATTATCGGTGCGGTGCTTGGTCTGATTCACGCTATGTCTCTGTTGGACCGTCCAGATGAATTAGGTCCTGCTATTGCGGTGGCATTCGTTGCAACTATTTACGGTCTGGTTCTTGCTAACATTATCTGTCTTCCTTCATCAAACCGAGTTAAAGGTATTATTGCCGAAATGTCTTTATATAAGTACATGACTCTTGAAGGTCTTGTATCAATTGCATCTGGTGAGAATACCATGATGTTAAAGCGCCGTCTTGCAGTTTACACCGGTGGTGACAAGACCGAGGGTGGAAGTTAA
- a CDS encoding protein phosphatase CheZ, translating into MSREEHRQLTVADLEEIKDLLESGMQEQAENKLLVLSKNFSQQKNDEVYEQVGNLTRDLHEAIKKFAEDERLRVIANVDMPRASERLTSIIQMTDAAASKTLDAVEACSPMVKTLNDSVDKLLPAWNSLMKGRIDRDNFVTLCRNVDTLIHHTKDNAARVSEQLNVILLAQDYQDLTGQLIQNVITLVSEVEDKLLQFLTHFSDEEKNSILENSDAVNGISPQGPATGDVLKSDKIAATQDDVDDLLASLGF; encoded by the coding sequence ATGTCTAGAGAAGAGCACAGACAACTTACTGTGGCAGATCTCGAGGAAATTAAAGACTTGCTTGAAAGCGGTATGCAGGAGCAGGCTGAAAATAAGCTTCTGGTACTTTCAAAGAACTTTAGTCAGCAGAAAAATGATGAGGTTTATGAGCAGGTTGGTAATCTGACTAGAGATTTGCATGAAGCTATCAAAAAGTTTGCTGAGGACGAAAGACTTAGAGTTATTGCAAACGTTGATATGCCAAGAGCTTCAGAAAGACTGACCTCTATTATTCAGATGACAGATGCAGCTGCCTCTAAAACACTTGATGCAGTTGAGGCGTGTTCACCAATGGTTAAAACTCTGAATGATTCAGTAGATAAACTTCTTCCTGCATGGAACTCACTGATGAAGGGCAGAATTGATAGAGACAATTTTGTCACCCTGTGTAGGAATGTTGATACTCTGATTCATCACACAAAGGATAATGCGGCAAGAGTTTCAGAACAGCTTAATGTGATTCTGCTTGCTCAGGATTATCAGGATTTAACCGGTCAGCTGATTCAGAATGTGATAACTCTTGTATCTGAGGTTGAAGATAAACTGTTGCAGTTTTTAACTCACTTTAGTGATGAGGAAAAGAACTCGATTCTTGAAAACAGTGATGCTGTTAATGGAATTTCTCCACAAGGACCAGCAACAGGTGATGTTCTCAAATCAGACAAAATTGCAGCAACTCAGGATGATGTGGATGATTTGCTTGCAAGTTTAGGATTCTAA